The genomic segment GATCCGGATGTCGACTTCGACAATTCGTATGTATCTAAGAATCCGACTCTGACCTTCACGATTGAAGACGCCCACTCCGGTGTCAACTGGAGCAGTGTCCACGTCGATATCTTCTTCGTAACGAAGGGTGATACCACGGCGGGCGGACCTGACGGCGGCAGTCCGAAGGAAAGAGCCGTATTCATGCAGACCTTCTTCCCGGCCCAAATCGAGGATTACCTCCAGGAGGACGGCAGAACGGTCATCATCCCGACCACTTACGATTTGGACGACGAACGTGGAGTGATTGCAGTTATCTACGATGGTAGCTATAGCAGCTTCTTCGACGACGAATACAATTACTACTATGGTGATCCGGGTGCATACGACAACTTCGACCGTTACTATAGTGTCAGCGGTGGTGTTCATGACTGCGTCGGCAACAGCACGACGCCGCATGTTCAGTACTTCACCGTTGATTACGATGGTGCCACGATCACGATGACTTCGAACCCGAACGCCTGCCCGTTGGTCTTCACGATCGACGAAGACGGCTCCGGAGTCGACAACATCGAAATTCGTGAAAACGGTGTGCTCCTTGGCGAAGCCCAGGGTTCCATCGGTGCCGTTGATGAAGAAGGCGAATGGTACTTTGCATCCTCCAGTAATGGCGGAACGCTGTACTATTGCCCGAGCAACGGTTCATCGTACGTCATCTCAGTGACCGACAATTCGGGTGGCACCAGCACGTTCGCAGGAACGAAGGGTGGTACACTCTCTGATGGTTCAGTCACTGGATGGGCCGGTCCGAATCCGTTCGACCCGGCTACCGACGACGCGTTCAATATCAACGTCGGTCTTGAACAAGCTGCCAATGTCGTGATTCGCATCTACGACTACTCCGGTAGCCTTGTAAAGACCATCAACGCTGGTAACCTTGGCGCTGGTGAATCTGCAATCGCATGGGATGGCAGAACCGACGGTGGCACAATGGTCGCCGACGGCGCTTACATGGCGCGTATCGAAGCTTCCGGTTCCGGAAGCTCGGCATCGGCTGTGATCTGGATCGCAGTTGTTGAGAAGTAAGAAGGAAGACACACAGAGGGGTCCCGCAGCAAGCGGGACTCCTTTGAATAACTTGAAACTAATGTTTAGTTATAGGAGGGGAGATCTCGACATGAGAAATCACCTGAAGAAATTTGTGGTCTTCGCCGGTTTACTTTCGACTCTCCTGTTAGGAGTGAGCGGATCCGCCATTGCCGATGACAATCATGCCTTCCCGATCTTTCGGACGGGTGTGAGTGCTCGCGCTCTGGCGATGGGCACTGCGTATACCGCAGTTGCCGATGACGCTTCCGCCGGATATTGGAATCCGGCCGGATTGACTGGCGTAGAGAAATTTAGCCTCACGACCATGATGTCGGACAATATGCGTTTCGACCGGCAGTATATGTATGCCGCCCTCGCATATAACTTCGGCACCGCCGGTTGGGGAGCCTTTTCCTGGGTAAACGCAGGAATTGACAACATCGAAGAAGCTGGTGTTAACGGTCCGACTGGAAACATGATTGATTTCGATCAGCATGGATTCCTGTTCAGCTACGGCAACAAGATGAATAACCTTCATGTTGGCGCCACGTTGAAGGTTGGATA from the bacterium genome contains:
- a CDS encoding PorV/PorQ family protein yields the protein MRNHLKKFVVFAGLLSTLLLGVSGSAIADDNHAFPIFRTGVSARALAMGTAYTAVADDASAGYWNPAGLTGVEKFSLTTMMSDNMRFDRQYMYAALAYNFGTAGWGAFSWVNAGIDNIEEAGVNGPTGNMIDFDQHGFLFSYGNKMNNLHVGATLKVGYQKTADYSASGVGFDAGIKYAVGDNVFLGVSARDLGTKVGRTSVPVTWRVGMAAMAFGGFTFAGDIQKIQHRDNVTLYLGSEYDYEFAENYFGAIRGGVADGDFSIGAGLTVMKKYSIDYAYVTETESFLGENHRVSLSIAF